The genomic window TTTATAATTGTCAACATTTAAAAAAGTGATTTGCAGAGGACTGTTATTAATAATGACATCCTCAATTCTGTTCTTTACATCAAGGTACATTCCCGAAAGGCTGTAGTTGAACTTCCAGTCAGAAGAATTGGTTGTCGAGTAATCCCAGAATAAAGCTGCAGAATATCCGGTTTCGGGCTTCAGGTTTTCATTTCCTCTGATATCATGGTTGTTGTCGACTACAAAAGTATACAATTCATCATATGTCGGAAACCTGTTGGCAGAGCCGAATACTGCACGAATGTCTGATTTTTCAGTAGTTTTAAGCCTTACCGTTGCAGAATAATTATATTGTGAATCAAATTGATCACTCAATGCCAATCTCACTCCCGGACGTAATGATACCCAATCGTTTATCTTCCATTCGGCAGAAACAAAATTGGCATAATTAAATATCGAACGTTGAATATTTTTACCGTTATTATTGCTTTCAAAAGTAGTAGCATCGGCAAAACCTTTTGTACGGTCTAGTTCGTATCCTACTTGAAAATTGATCTTCTCACTGTCCAGAAAATTACTGAACATTCCTCGCGAATAGAGAACATCTGATTTATAAAAAGTAACTTCAGGATCTCTTGATAATTCCTGTCTGTTGGGAACATCATAAGTATATTTTTGTGATTTTCTCTCCTGGCTTTGGTAAGAAAAATCTCCGTTGTAGTTTATTCTGCCCAGTTTTGTCTGAATATTAAACTGATGAATCCATCTTTTTGTATTGTAATCGATATCATCTGAAGTGTAAGTTCTGTTGCCAGCTCCGAGATACAACTCATTGACTAATGGATTATAATAATTGATTTTTTCCGAAAGAAAATTCAGTTTATAATAAAAGCTTGTGTTGTTTTTGCTGTACCGGATCGTTCCGTTGGTGGTGATCTGATCTTTCGGCTGCCAGTCGTAACCGCGCAGTCCGTCATTATTTTCGCTAAAATATTTGTAGCCGTTCAGCACACCTTTATAGCCTTGAAAATCATTATGATTGATGTCTGCTGCTACCGACCAGTTATCATTAATTTTATATCCAAGATTTAAAGACTGAATATGTCTTCCGTTTCCTTTTTTAAACCAGTCGTAATCTTTTCCCACCGTTTCTTCCTGTACAGAAGCCAGTGCTGTGAATTTTTTACCGTAATTTTTTTTAGTGATAATATTAATGACTCCCGCCACTG from Chryseobacterium wanjuense includes these protein-coding regions:
- a CDS encoding TonB-dependent receptor plug domain-containing protein: MKKKVLSVLSLSTVLWVNAQEKDTLSQKKIEEVVVTGQYMQQSINKSIYKVEVIDAQQIKNMAVTNVAEVLNQNLNILIEPNKGSGNSSANIMGLSGEYTKILIDNIPVVSDEGMGNLVDLTKINVNNIERIEVVKGSMGVEYGNNAVAGVINIITKKNYGKKFTALASVQEETVGKDYDWFKKGNGRHIQSLNLGYKINDNWSVAADINHNDFQGYKGVLNGYKYFSENNDGLRGYDWQPKDQITTNGTIRYSKNNTSFYYKLNFLSEKINYYNPLVNELYLGAGNRTYTSDDIDYNTKRWIHQFNIQTKLGRINYNGDFSYQSQERKSQKYTYDVPNRQELSRDPEVTFYKSDVLYSRGMFSNFLDSEKINFQVGYELDRTKGFADATTFESNNNGKNIQRSIFNYANFVSAEWKINDWVSLRPGVRLALSDQFDSQYNYSATVRLKTTEKSDIRAVFGSANRFPTYDELYTFVVDNNHDIRGNENLKPETGYSAALFWDYSTTNSSDWKFNYSLSGMYLDVKNRIEDVIINNSPLQITFLNVDNYKSILFGGGLNIRKGDLTFNAGVSVMGISQVLNTGNITSPDDFNYYAEANLAANYTLPYTKTLFALYYKYTGTQKRYTHQGNAQDPTDPGQYVLGEIGDFNMMNFTVSQPFFKNHFEISAGIKNIFDVTNVRNTIQSGDGHNAAANQQNLFYGRSYFARLNYNF